The sequence GCGGCCGGACGGTGGATATGAACAGCTTCCGTTTCCGCTCCGGGTCCGGCTCCCGGTCCAGGACGCCGAGCGCCCAAGCCTTCATCGACTCGGAGTAGAACCCGGTCACATGAACCGGATTGGACCCTCCATAGAGATCGCAGACGATGGATTCCCGGTGGAGTTCGAGGCCATGCTCCAACTGGGCGGGGGTCGGCTTGATCTCGTCCAGAATGGCATTTCTGGCGCCTTCGATATGTTTTCTGAATCTGCGCGTGGCCAGATCGGCATACTCCTTGGCCGCCGCCATCGCCTGAGTACTCCCGCGCGGGCCCTGGGAGAGCAACGACAGGGCTCCCATCTGAGCAAAGAACCGCCGACGATCGGTCGCAGACTGCAATGTCATCTCAATTCCCTCCCGTAATTCCCGGTCAGTCTACTACGAGACCTGGAGAATCGCCCGTCCGGGGCCGGATCCGGAGCCCCAAGAAAAACGGAAGAACCCGGCGGTCATGGTATCCTGCGTCGTGCCGGTGCTCCTTGGACCGGAGACAGAAGACGTGATCGCATCTCCTCCTGTTGCTATCTCCAGGCTCCTCCCCTGTATGGCAGTCGTCTTCTGCCTCGCGGGAGGAATCCGGAGCCAGCCGGAACCGTCGCCCGACAGCGCCATGGAGAAGATGAAGCTGCACCAGGACTACCTGGGGGCGCTGGCCGACCTCGAGCAACTGCTGAAGGCTCCCAACCCGTCGCCGGTCATCCACTATCTGGCCGGCATCTGTCAGACCTCCCTTCGCAACTACCCGGAAGCTGTCGGGAATTTCCGGAAGGCTCTGGACAAGGGTCTCGACAGGTGGGAGCTGAGACTGAGTCTCGGGGTCGCGTACCTCCGCATGGGCCGTGACCCGGACGCCCGCCGGGAGTTGGAGCTGGTGCTTCAACTGAGGCCCGAGGAGCCGACGGCTCTCTTCCACCTGGGGGAACTGGACCTGAAGGAGGGCCGGCACCCCGCCGCGGAACGGAACTTCCGAAAGGTCCTGCGGCTGAATCCGGGCCACGAGAACATCCTCTTCAATCTGGGAACCAGCCTCCTGCGCCAGGGCAAGGAGGCAGAAGGCCAGGCGGTGCTGAGGAACCACCGCCGGAGAGCCCATCTGCGCGGACGCCTCAAGACCCTTCGCTGGATGTCCGCCTCGCCGCGGGCCAGCGCGGAGGTATTCGCCGACCTGGGCGACGCGAACCTGGAAATCGGCGATGAGCGGGCGGCTCTGGATGCCTACGCCCGCGCGGAGAGACTGGAGCCGAACACCCATCTGACCGGTTTCGGCCGGGGCAAGCTCAGCTTCAGGCGGGGGAATCTCTTTGATGCCGGCACGCACCTCCGCCGTTATCTGGACCGGGGCGGCCGGAACTGCGAGGCGTTTCTCCTGATGGCCTTGGTCGAACGCCGGAACCAGCGCCACCCGGAGGCCTGGGACGCCGCCGCAAGGGGTTTGAACGCCTGTCCCCAGGACCCGGGCCTGCTCTCCACGGC is a genomic window of Acidobacteriota bacterium containing:
- a CDS encoding tetratricopeptide repeat protein, producing the protein MAVVFCLAGGIRSQPEPSPDSAMEKMKLHQDYLGALADLEQLLKAPNPSPVIHYLAGICQTSLRNYPEAVGNFRKALDKGLDRWELRLSLGVAYLRMGRDPDARRELELVLQLRPEEPTALFHLGELDLKEGRHPAAERNFRKVLRLNPGHENILFNLGTSLLRQGKEAEGQAVLRNHRRRAHLRGRLKTLRWMSASPRASAEVFADLGDANLEIGDERAALDAYARAERLEPNTHLTGFGRGKLSFRRGNLFDAGTHLRRYLDRGGRNCEAFLLMALVERRNQRHPEAWDAAARGLNACPQDPGLLSTAARLEMERGNLEQTGALADRIMRADPTDPSGPFIKALSLLYRKRVRDAEPMARRALELNDQDPKHHKLLEQIYQSSGAFDKARFHGAKARELTGKMRR